From Triticum urartu cultivar G1812 chromosome 2, Tu2.1, whole genome shotgun sequence, a single genomic window includes:
- the LOC125536644 gene encoding cytochrome b6-f complex iron-sulfur subunit, chloroplastic produces MASTALSTASNPTQLCRTRASALCKPVKGLGFGRERVPRNITCMAGSISADRVPDMSKRELMNLLLLGAISLPTFGMLVPYGSFLVPAGSGSNAGGVAAKDKLGNDILVEDWLKTHGPNDRTLAQGLKGDPTYLVVESDKTLATYGINAVCTHLGCVVPWNAAENKFLCPCHGSQYNNQGKVVRGPAPLSLALVHADVDDGKVVFVPWVETDFRTGDNPWWK; encoded by the exons ATGGCCTCCACCGCGCTCTCCACCGCCTCCAACCCCACCCAG CTCTGCCGGACCCGCGCGAGCGCGCTGTGCAAGCCCGTCAAGGGCCTGGGCTTCGGCCGGGAGCGCGTCCCGAGGAACATCACCTGCATGGCCGGCAGCATCTCCGCGGACCGCGTGCCGGACATGAGCAAGAGGGAGCTGATGAACCTGCTCCTGCTGGGCGCCATCTCGCTCCCCACCTTCGGCATGCTCGTCCCCTACGGCTCCTTCCTCGTCCCGGCCGGCTCCGGGAGCAACGCCGGAGGCGTCGCCGCCAAGGACAAGCTCGGCAACGACATCCTCGTCGAGGACTGGCTCAAGACGCACGGCCCCAACGACCGCACGCTCGCCCAGGGGCTCAAG GGTGATCCTACCTACCTTGTGGTGGAGTCCGACAAGACCCTCGCCACCTACGGGATCAACGCCGTGTGCACGCATCTTGGATGCGTCGTGCCGTGGAACGCCGCCGAGAACAAGTTCCTCTGCCCCTGCCATGGATCCCAGTACAACAACCAGGGCAAGGTCGTCCGTGGGCCTGCACCTCTG TCGCTGGCCCTGGTTCACGCGGACGTTGACGACGGCAAGGTCGTCTTCGTGCCGTGGGTGGAGACCGACTTCAGGACCGGCGACAACCCGTGGTGGAAATAA
- the LOC125536642 gene encoding uncharacterized protein LOC125536642 codes for MTSSSSHHHDASSATSTPRAGAGSTTSSNGNGGGGGHHHPPPPRAQPHGAAFVRLMCSFGGRILPRPGDHQLRYVGGETRIVSVPRTTSHAVLFAALAKLAPALFVPGEPTPALRYQLPHDDLDALISVSSDDDVDNLMEELDRVHSLAATAIKPPRLRLFLFAASPDHSPAGAFGSVLSGVGDASSDQWFVDQLNAPPPGSIERGRSEASSIVSEVPDYLFGFDTTSEEPSPGAGAQPKSDAEVAQGDDDDDAPAPVLGAPLVPYVPESAPWPAPPPPYMGQPVYYVPVRPVHYLDAAGHGGYMPGPVYHIVGGGRNEAPGDLYSSGGVGGVYGVPRSMPPFRQVMYAPPPATEVYSVEGKPPEGESHSP; via the coding sequence ATGACGTCATCGTCGTCGCACCACCACGACGCCTCCTCGGCCACCTCCACCCCCCGCGCCGGGGCCGGCAGCACCACCAGCAGCAacggcaacggcggcggcggcggccaccACCACCCGCCTCCTCCGCGTGCGCAGCCGCACGGGGCCGCGTTCGTGCGCCTCATGTGCAGCTTCGGCGGCCGCATCCTGCCGCGCCCGGGCGACCACCAGCTCCGCTACGTCGGCGGCGAGACCCGCATCGTCTCCGTCCCGCGCACCACCTCCCACGCCGTCCTCTTCGCCGCGCTCGCCAAGCTCGCCCCCGCGCTCTTCGTCCCCGGCGAGCCCACCCCGGCGCTCCGGTACCAGCTCCCGCACGACGACCTCGACGCGCTCATCTCCGTCTCCTCCGACGACGACGTCGACAACCTCATGGAGGAGCTCGACCGCGTCCACAGCCTCGCCGCCACCGCCATCAAGCCGCCCCGCCTGcgcctcttcctcttcgccgcctcgccggaccACTCCCCTGCGGGCGCGTTCGGCTCCGTGCTCTCCGGCGTCGGCGACGCCTCCTCCGACCAGTGGTTCGTCGACCAGCTCAATGCCCCGCCGCCCGGTTCCATCGAGCGCGGCCGATCCGAGGCCTCCTCGATCGTCTCGGAGGTCCCGGACTACCTCTTCGGCTTCGACACGACCTCCGAGGAGCCCAGCCCCGGCGCGGGCGCGCAGCCCAAGTCTGACGCGGAGGTGGCGCaaggcgacgacgacgacgacgcgccgGCTCCCGTGCTGGGCGCTCCTCTGGTGCCATACGTCCCGGAGAGCGCCCCGTGGCCGGCCCCGCCGCCACCGTACATGGGGCAGCCGGTGTACTACGTGCCTGTTCGCCCGGTCCACTACCTCGACGCGGCTGGGCACGGCGGCTACATGCCCGGGCCGGTTTACCACATTGTCGGTGGGGGGAGAAACGAAGCCCCGGGAGATCTCTACTCGTCTGGGGGCGTCGGTGGCGTCTACGGCGTCCCGCGCTCCATGCCGCCATTCCGTCAGGTGATGTACGCGCCGCCACCCGCCACGGAAGTCTACTCGGTGGAGGGGAAGCCGCCGGAAGGTGAGTCCCACTCTCCGTAG